From Hymenobacter sedentarius, a single genomic window includes:
- a CDS encoding bifunctional heptose 7-phosphate kinase/heptose 1-phosphate adenyltransferase, translating to MSVDSLLTLFENFNRLRVLIIGDVMVDAYVWGRSTRLSPEAPVPIVHVARTEQRLGGAANVALNVQALGATPLLCAVIGNDPGGDQLLQLLHERQLSSDGIIRSAHRPTTVKQRILAHGQQLLRIDSEVETDVNAEESTQLLAAYDDLLTRADVVIFEDYDKGVLNEAIIAECIARARERGIPTVVDPKKKNFLAYRSCTLFKPNLKELREGLKLEFGDPVSDRPGFEAAVTRLREVLEPETVLVTLSEYGVFAQQNEQKTYLPAHLRTISDVSGAGDTVISIAALCVALGCPPAFTAALANLGGGLVCEQVGVVPVEKQLLLQEAMEAGI from the coding sequence ATGTCTGTCGATTCTCTGCTTACACTTTTCGAAAACTTCAATCGCCTACGCGTCCTCATCATCGGGGATGTGATGGTGGATGCCTACGTGTGGGGCCGCTCGACGCGGCTCTCGCCCGAGGCGCCGGTGCCCATCGTGCACGTGGCCCGCACCGAGCAGCGCCTGGGCGGGGCTGCCAACGTGGCCCTGAACGTGCAGGCCCTCGGCGCTACGCCGCTGCTCTGCGCCGTAATTGGCAACGACCCGGGCGGCGACCAGCTCCTGCAACTGCTGCACGAGCGGCAGCTCTCGTCGGATGGCATCATTCGCAGCGCACACCGGCCCACCACGGTCAAGCAGCGCATTCTGGCGCACGGCCAGCAGTTGCTGCGCATCGACTCCGAGGTTGAAACCGACGTCAACGCCGAAGAAAGTACCCAATTGCTGGCCGCCTACGACGACCTGCTGACCCGCGCCGACGTCGTGATTTTCGAGGACTACGACAAGGGCGTGCTCAACGAAGCCATTATTGCCGAGTGCATTGCGCGGGCAAGGGAGCGCGGCATTCCCACGGTGGTGGACCCCAAGAAGAAGAACTTCCTGGCCTACCGAAGCTGCACGCTCTTCAAGCCAAATTTGAAGGAGCTACGCGAGGGCCTGAAACTGGAGTTCGGCGACCCTGTGTCGGACCGCCCCGGATTTGAAGCGGCCGTAACCCGGCTGCGCGAGGTGCTGGAGCCCGAAACGGTGCTGGTGACACTGTCGGAATACGGCGTATTTGCGCAGCAGAATGAGCAAAAAACGTATCTGCCGGCCCACCTGCGCACCATTTCCGATGTGTCCGGCGCTGGCGATACCGTCATTAGCATTGCCGCGCTGTGCGTGGCCTTGGGCTGCCCGCCCGCCTTCACCGCCGCGCTGGCCAACCTGGGCGGTGGGCTGGTCTGCGAGCAGGTAGGCGTGGTGCCCGTGGAAAAGCAGCTGCTGCTCCAGGAGGCCATGGAGGCCGGAATCTAA
- a CDS encoding zinc ribbon domain-containing protein YjdM, with translation MDVKDSNGTLLAEGDSVTLIKDLKVKGSSLTLKRGTLVKNIRLTNSASEIEGRAGGSTMVLKTEFLKKA, from the coding sequence ATGGACGTCAAAGACAGCAACGGCACCCTGCTCGCCGAAGGCGACTCGGTCACCCTCATCAAAGACCTCAAAGTGAAAGGCTCGTCCCTCACCCTGAAGCGCGGTACGCTCGTCAAAAACATCCGCCTCACCAATAGCGCCAGCGAGATTGAAGGCCGGGCCGGTGGCAGCACCATGGTGCTCAAAACTGAGTTTTTGAAGAAAGCATAA
- the hemE gene encoding uroporphyrinogen decarboxylase, whose product MLKNDLFLRAARGEATERTPVWLMRQAGRILPEYRALRARLSGFKELVETPALAAEVTIQPIDALDVDAAIIFSDILVVPDAMGLTYEMVEARGPLFPEVIKSAADVAKLRIADPEEHLGYVLEAIRITHRALNGRVPLIGFAGAPWTILAYMVEGHGSKTFSKARGMLYREPALAHQLLAKITATTIAYLKAQVAAGAQVVQVFDSWAGILPPDHYREFSTRYIAEICEALAPLVPVTVFAKGAWWAVPDFAALPCRTIGLDWNQDPMQVRREADGKTLQGNLDPCALYGTREQVRAATETMLRKFAGGPHIANLGHGVYPDTDPDNVRVFVDTVKAWRG is encoded by the coding sequence ATGCTGAAAAACGACCTTTTCCTCCGCGCCGCTCGCGGCGAGGCCACCGAACGTACGCCCGTGTGGCTGATGCGCCAGGCCGGCCGCATCCTACCCGAATACCGCGCCCTGCGCGCCCGCCTCTCCGGCTTCAAAGAGCTGGTAGAAACGCCCGCCCTGGCCGCCGAAGTCACCATTCAGCCCATTGATGCGCTGGATGTGGACGCCGCCATCATCTTCTCCGACATCCTGGTGGTGCCCGATGCCATGGGCCTGACATATGAGATGGTGGAAGCCCGCGGCCCGCTCTTTCCCGAAGTCATCAAATCGGCCGCCGACGTGGCCAAGCTCCGCATCGCGGACCCCGAAGAGCACCTCGGCTACGTGCTCGAAGCCATCCGCATTACCCACCGCGCCCTCAACGGCCGGGTGCCGCTTATCGGTTTCGCCGGCGCTCCCTGGACCATTCTGGCCTACATGGTTGAGGGCCACGGCTCCAAAACTTTCAGCAAAGCCCGCGGCATGCTCTACCGCGAGCCCGCCCTGGCCCACCAGCTACTCGCCAAAATTACGGCCACGACCATTGCCTACCTCAAGGCCCAGGTGGCCGCCGGTGCCCAGGTGGTGCAGGTGTTCGATTCCTGGGCTGGCATCCTGCCCCCCGACCACTACCGCGAATTCTCGACCCGCTACATTGCTGAAATCTGCGAAGCGCTGGCTCCCCTGGTGCCCGTCACCGTTTTTGCAAAAGGCGCCTGGTGGGCCGTGCCCGATTTTGCGGCCCTGCCCTGTCGCACCATTGGGCTGGATTGGAACCAGGACCCCATGCAGGTGCGCCGCGAAGCCGACGGCAAAACCTTGCAAGGCAACCTCGACCCCTGCGCTCTCTACGGCACCCGCGAGCAGGTGAGAGCGGCCACTGAAACCATGCTCCGCAAGTTTGCCGGCGGCCCCCACATTGCCAACCTCGGCCACGGCGTGTACCCTGATACCGACCCGGATAACGTCCGCGTATTCGTGGACACGGTGAAGGCCTGGCGCGGGTAG
- a CDS encoding pyridoxal phosphate-dependent aminotransferase, with the protein MSSTTTIAPASPLSSRIQAMHESATIAMAKKCRELIAKGFDVINLSFGEPDFQTPQYIKDAAKEALDKGFTFYTPVPGIPELRQAICDKFKRDNQLDFQPNQIVVSTGAKQALANAVLSLVNPGDEVIVFSPYWVSYEEMVKLAEGTSVPLVGTLENDYKVTAAQLEAAITERTKLIMYSSPCNPTGSVFSRQELSEIAAVMARHPQVFALADEIYEYINFVGEHVSLAQFPEVKDRVITVNGFSKGYAMTGWRLGYLAARQDIAAACEKMQSQITSGTCSIAQHAGLAALRGGRASADEMVEAYRRRRDLVLDIVKDIPGLKTPTPSGAFYVFPDVSAFLGRTAPDGSIISTSMDLALYLLNDGLVSAVSGEAFGAPECMRFSTAAADDKLVEAFRRVKASLAKL; encoded by the coding sequence ATGTCCAGCACTACCACCATCGCGCCCGCTTCGCCGCTCTCCAGCCGCATTCAGGCGATGCACGAATCGGCTACGATTGCCATGGCCAAAAAGTGCCGGGAACTCATCGCCAAGGGGTTCGACGTTATCAACCTGAGCTTCGGCGAGCCCGACTTTCAGACGCCCCAGTACATCAAGGACGCCGCCAAGGAGGCCCTCGACAAGGGCTTCACGTTCTACACGCCCGTGCCGGGCATTCCGGAGTTGCGGCAGGCCATCTGCGACAAGTTCAAGCGCGACAACCAGCTCGACTTTCAGCCCAACCAGATTGTGGTGAGCACCGGCGCCAAGCAGGCGCTGGCCAACGCCGTGCTAAGCCTAGTGAACCCCGGCGATGAGGTCATCGTGTTTTCGCCCTATTGGGTGAGCTACGAGGAGATGGTGAAGCTGGCCGAAGGCACGTCGGTGCCGCTCGTGGGCACGCTCGAAAACGACTACAAAGTGACGGCCGCGCAGCTCGAAGCCGCCATCACGGAACGCACCAAGCTCATCATGTACTCTTCGCCCTGCAACCCCACGGGCTCGGTATTCAGCCGGCAGGAGCTGAGTGAAATTGCGGCCGTAATGGCGCGGCATCCGCAGGTATTTGCCCTGGCCGATGAGATTTACGAGTACATCAATTTTGTGGGCGAGCACGTGAGCTTGGCTCAATTTCCGGAGGTGAAGGACCGGGTGATTACCGTGAACGGCTTCTCCAAGGGCTACGCCATGACTGGCTGGCGCCTGGGCTACCTGGCCGCCCGCCAGGACATTGCCGCGGCCTGCGAGAAAATGCAGAGCCAGATTACGTCCGGCACCTGCTCCATTGCGCAGCACGCCGGCCTGGCGGCCCTGCGCGGCGGCCGCGCCTCCGCCGACGAGATGGTGGAGGCCTACCGCCGCCGCCGCGATTTGGTGCTGGACATCGTGAAAGACATTCCCGGCCTCAAAACGCCCACGCCCAGCGGCGCTTTCTACGTCTTCCCCGACGTATCGGCCTTCCTGGGCCGCACCGCGCCCGATGGCAGCATCATTAGCACCTCGATGGATTTGGCGCTTTACCTGCTGAACGATGGGCTGGTGTCGGCGGTATCGGGCGAGGCGTTTGGGGCCCCGGAATGCATGCGGTTCAGCACAGCCGCGGCCGATGACAAGCTGGTAGAAGCGTTTCGACGGGTGAAAGCCAGCTTGGCGAAACTGTAG